A stretch of Plesiomonas shigelloides DNA encodes these proteins:
- the hdcA gene encoding histidine decarboxylase, pyruvoyl type: MRAPKIDKTAISPFDQYCDGYGAPGAQGLGYVSVLKVSSGSVYKTDDDLLDGIVAYDRAECNDAYVGQINMLTASSFCGLAGQVWGHDLAVHEDIHDNKIKPVLSIEQYDGTMLDVFDAQPLLDAGKELFGTESNRRFPLLPGAHVICANKSVTAYRPKDDVLHEGEAYGVWSFIAISLSHDRDNCADLFIEDAGIWTKNDSEADLKKFLEEHRTSVAWSVIACGKDSHVLFDRTYVGFSYTIMKPGEIGTALTCAPYATLARNAIPTCGFHSLNNMQLNEWLADRNLPRLSK, translated from the coding sequence ATGCGAGCTCCTAAAATTGATAAAACGGCGATCAGTCCATTTGACCAATATTGTGATGGTTATGGTGCGCCAGGTGCTCAAGGGTTAGGGTATGTGTCCGTTCTGAAAGTCTCTTCTGGTAGCGTATATAAAACCGATGATGACCTGCTAGATGGGATCGTGGCCTATGACCGCGCTGAATGTAATGATGCGTATGTAGGCCAGATTAATATGCTGACGGCCTCAAGCTTCTGTGGCTTGGCCGGTCAAGTGTGGGGCCATGATTTAGCGGTGCATGAAGATATCCATGACAATAAAATCAAGCCGGTATTATCCATTGAACAATATGACGGCACGATGCTGGATGTTTTCGATGCTCAGCCATTGCTGGATGCCGGTAAAGAGTTGTTTGGTACCGAGTCTAATCGCCGCTTCCCGCTGTTGCCGGGCGCGCATGTTATTTGCGCTAACAAGAGTGTGACCGCGTATCGTCCGAAAGACGATGTGCTGCATGAAGGCGAAGCGTATGGCGTGTGGTCATTTATTGCGATTTCGCTGTCGCATGACCGCGATAACTGCGCAGATTTATTCATTGAAGATGCCGGTATCTGGACCAAAAACGATAGCGAAGCGGATCTGAAAAAATTCCTCGAAGAGCACCGTACCTCGGTAGCGTGGTCAGTGATTGCCTGTGGTAAAGATTCCCACGTTCTCTTCGACCGCACGTATGTTGGCTTCTCTTATACCATCATGAAACCGGGTGAAATTGGTACTGCTTTGACTTGCGCCCCTTATGCGACCTTGGCGCGTAATGCGATCCCAACCTGTGGCTTCCATAGCCTGAATAATATGCAGTTAAATGAATGGTTGGCAGATCGTAATTTGCCGC